Proteins encoded within one genomic window of Elephas maximus indicus isolate mEleMax1 chromosome 21, mEleMax1 primary haplotype, whole genome shotgun sequence:
- the LOC126064587 gene encoding protein FAM90A27P-like — protein sequence MKKENLEPKKPQKSQTLWPFNNLEREKEQRQREEEHERKALLQKFPKRPKEKEQQNWKESTESCDYLRHPCRPMPVHTTKMGSVLDSALRNWPPVRKPDRKSIFPAWSPMEDHVPSFFSCHGQTEEEEVDITGFSQPATKHFGQDSTLMANTTDNRCDACAYYVSQEASKILALGHVLSPQAQAEGPDRISKSSSQPARGRRGQDSPLSIQAPGKRSAQTPEQNWWNPAKKAKLTTLQILQQNSQKPKMRSGQPLSNTTEFGPQGPPQVTRMTDLQPPHSTSLLNTVEASPILPPALSNHVPRQPLRIVFTRLDNGQWSSRFRTSPTSLPPE from the exons GGAAGAAGAGCATGAGAGGAAAGCTCTACTCCAGAAATTTCCCAAGAGACCCAAGGAGAAAGAGCAGCAAAATTGGAAGGAATCGACAGAATCTTGTGACTACTTGAGG CACCCTTGCAGGCCCATGCCCGTTCACACTACCAAGATGGGATCTGTCCTGGACTCTGCTCTCAGAAACTGGCCACCTGTAAGGAAACCTGACCGGAAATCCATCTTCCCTGCATGGTCTCCTATGGAAGATCATGTTCCAAGTTTCTTCTCATGTCATGGACAAACTGAAGAAGAAGAGGTGGATATCACTGGCTTTTCTCAGCcagcaaccaaacactttggcCAGGACTCTACCCTCATGGCgaacacaacagacaacagaTGTGATGCTTGTGCTTATTATGTTTCCCAGGAGGCCTCAAAAATCCTTGCCCTGGGCCATGTCCTGAGCCCCCAGGCACAAGCCGAGGGTCCTGATAGGATCTCCAAATCCAGTTCACAGCCTGCCAGAGGTAGAAGGGGCCAGGACTCTCCACTCAGCATCCAGGCACCAGGAAAAAGATCTGCCCAGACTCCTGAACAGAATTGGTGGAATCCTGCAAAGAAAGCAAAACTCACGACCCTCCAGATCCTGCAGCAGAACAGTCAGAAACCTAAAATGCGAAGTGGCCAGCCTCTGTCCAATACAACTGAATTTGGACCCCAAGGGCCACCCCAAGTCACCAGGATGACAGACCTCCAGCCTCCACACAGCACATCTCTACTGAATACTGTCGAAGCCAGCCCTATCCTTCCACCTGCACTTTCTAACCATGTTCCACGACAGCCGCTCAGAATTGTCTTCACAAGACTGGACAATGGACAGTGGAGCTCCAGGTTCAGAACATCTCCCACCTCTCTCCCTCCTGAGTAG